In Seonamhaeicola sp. S2-3, the genomic window GTATAAAAATTGATAAATTAATTCCTGCTCTGGTGATGATGGCCATTTGTTGGGCTTGTATAGCACTTGGTCTTGAATCGTTTCCGCAATGGTTTGATTCTGGTAAGCATGCCCTTTTAGAAAATTTTGGGTTGCTTGCTCATGAAGAGAAAATGCATTTAATGGAGGAAACACTTTTGCATCATTTAGGGAAAACATCAGAAATTTTGGTGTTTCTTTTAGGAGCCATGACTATTGTTGAAATCATTGATTATTTTGATGGTTTTTCAACAATTAAAAGCTTTGTTAAAACTAAAAAGAAAACAAAAATTTTATGGATATTTTCAATTTTAGCATTTGTTCTTTCAGCTATTATTGATAATTTAACAGCAACTATAGTACTTATATCAATACTTCAAAAAATTGTAAAAGATAGAAATATTCGTATTTGGTATGCTGGTTTAATTATAATTGCAGCTAATGCAGGTGGAGCTTGGTCTCCTATTGGAGATGTTACAACTACCATGCTATGGATTGGTAAAAAAGTAACTACAGGTCATTTAATAGGATATTTATTAGTACCATCTTTACTTTGTATGATGGTACCATCTTTAATTGCTTCATTCTTACCTGTTTTTAAAGGCGATTTAAACATTGTTGAAGATGAAGATAAAACCAAATCAAGGTTTAGTAGTACAATGCTTTATCTTGGGCTAGGGGCTATTGTGTTTGTGCCTATTTTTAAAATGGTAACACATTTACCACCCTACGTAGGTATGATGCTATCTCTAGGAGTTGTGGCCACTTTTGCCGAAATTTATAGTAGTTCTAAGTTTAGTTTAACAGAGCATGGTGCATATGAAAGTGATGCACATGCACAACATAGTCCAGTACACTATTCATTATCAAAAATAGAATTGCCTAGTATATTATTCTTCTTAGGAATTTTAATGGCAGTTGCAGCATTAGAATCTTTAGGTATATTATTTGGGTTTGCTAATTCATTACAAGAAACTATGCCTATGTTAGGAACAGAAATTCACCCAGGAGGACATGAAGGCGTTTCAGATTTAGTAGTGCTATTATTGGGAGTAGGATCTGCAGTAATTGATAATGTGCCATTAGTAGCAGCTAGTTTAGGTATGTTTTCTGAGCCAATAGATAATGAATTATGGCATTTCATAGCATATTCAGCAGGTACAGGAGGTAGTATGTTAATTATAGGTTCTGCTGCAGGTGTAGTAGCTATGGGAATGGAAAAGATTGATTTCTTTTGGTATTTAAGAAAAATTTCTTGGTTGGCACTTGTTGGATTTTTAGTTGGTGCAGCAGCATTTATGGTTACCAGAACATTATTTTAGATAAAATTTTTAAATTGGTATAAAATTTGAAAGATTAGTGTTTTTGCTAATCTTTCTTTTTTATAATGATATATAGAACTGAAAATTTAATTTTGTTATACTTTAGCAATAAAACAAACGTTATACAGTTGCAATAAATTTATATTATATGCTAAGAACATTTTTAACCCTACAAACTACACAAGAAGGTACAGAGCTACTTACCGACGAAGAATCTGTTGAAAAAACACTTTCAATAATAGAACTTATTAGTAGCGGAGGTGCTGCAGGTCAAATTATCATTGCTATTCTATTTATATTATTAATAGTAGCATCATACATTTATTTTGAAAGGCTGTTCGCTATTAAAGCAGCATCAAAAATGGATTCTAATTTTATGAATCAAATTAAAGACCATGTGAGCAACGGAAAAATAGACGCTGCTCAAGTATTATGTGCCCAAGTAAATTCTCCAGTTTCAAGATTAATAGGAAAAGGTATTACAAGAATTGGAAAGCCACTGGCAGATATTAATACAACAATAGAAAATGCAGGAAGACTAGAAGTTTATAACCTTGAAAAAAATGTAAGTGTATTAGCTACCATTTCTGGTGCAGCCCCTATGATAGGGTTTCTAGGTACAGTTATTGGAATGATACTATCAATATTTGAAATAGCAAACTCTGGCGGACAAATAGATATTAAACTATTAGCAGATGGTTTATATACAGCTATGACAACCACTGTTGCTGGTTTAATTGTTGGTATTGTAGGGTATATTGCTTACAATCATTTGGTGGTAAGAACAGATAAGGTGGTATATCAAATGGAAGCAAATTCATTAGAATTTTTAGATCATTTAAACGAGCCTACATAATATGAATTTTAGAGGAAGAAATAAAGTAACGCCAGAATTCAATATGTCTTCTATGACAGATATTGTATTCTTACTTCTTATCTTTTTTATGCTGGCATCAACCTTAGTAACCACTAACGCTATTGATATTTTATTACCAAAAGCAAGTGGTAAAACTGAAAATAAAAAGTCTGTAGCCGTAAGTATTAAAAAAGATTTAACTTATTACATAGACCAAAAACGTGTAGGAGAAAGTGTGTTAGAAAATGAATTGTTAGCAGCACTTTCTAAATTAGAAAAACCTACCATAGTTTTAAGAGCAGAAAAGTCAGTACCCGTTCAAAACGTTGTAACGGTAATGGATATAGCTAATAGAAATAAATTTAAAGTAATACTAGCAGTAAAACCTAATTAAGCTATATAGGCTAAAAATGAAGTATTTTAAAACCAAACACGAAAAAAATTCAGCTAAAATTACAGCGCTTATAGCTATAATTTTGTTGTTATTAATGTTTGTGGTTGGGCCACCGTATATGGATCCACCAGAGGAGTATGGTGTTGCTGTTAATTTTGGAACAACAAATTTTGGGTCGGGTAACGTGCAGCCTAAAAAGCCAATAAAATCAGAGCCTAAGGAAATTAATACCCCCACACAACCCGATGTTTCTGAGTCTGAGCCAACAAAAGCTTCTGAAGTAAAAGAAGAGGTTTTAACAGCAGATAATGCAGAAGAAATAGCTATTAAAAAACAAAAAGAAGCCGAAGCTAAAGCAAAAGCTATTGCAGATGCTAAAGCTAAGGCAGAAGCAGAAAGAATTGCTAAAGAAAAGCGAGAACAAGAGGAGAAAAAGAAAAAATTAGATGCTTTAATTGGAGGTGTAAGTAAATCTGAAGGTGCTGATACAGGAAGTGAAGGGAATGATGATAAAGCAGGCGATAAAGGTCAGTTAGACGGAAATCCTTATGCTCCAAGTTATTTTGGCGGTTCTGGACCAGGAAAGGGAGGCGTTGGATATGGACTAGGAGGAAGAGGGAAAATTTCAAACAAAGTATATAAGCAAGATTGTAATGAAGAAGGTCTTGTTGTTGTAGAGATAAGAGTTGATAGAAACGGAAGAGTAATAAAGGCAACACCTGGTATAAAAGGCACAACAGGAACGAACTGCTTATTTGAAGCTGCTAAAAAAACAGCTTTATCATTTAAATTTTCTGCAGATAAAAACGCTCCAGCTACTCAAGTTGGTTTTGTGAGTATCAACTTTAGTTTAGGACAATAATTTATGACCTACCAAGATACTCTCAATTGGATGTTTTCTCAGCTCCCAATGTATCAGCGCCAGGGGAAATCGGCTTATAAAGCAGATTTAAGTAACACTCACTTATTAATAAATCACTTAAAAAACCCTCACTTAAATTTTAAATCCATTCATGTAGCAGGAACCAACGGAAAGGGTTCAACAAGCCATATGATTGCTTCCGTATTACAAGAAGCTGGTTATAAAGTAGGATTGTATACTTCTCCTCATTTAAAAGATTTTAGAGAGCGTATTAAAATAAATGGACAAGTTGTAAGTAAGCAATTTGTAATGGGGTTTATTAAACGAAATAAAGCGTTTTTTGAAGCTAACCAAT contains:
- the nhaD gene encoding sodium:proton antiporter NhaD, producing MEAVIILVFVMGYLAITLEHSIKIDKLIPALVMMAICWACIALGLESFPQWFDSGKHALLENFGLLAHEEKMHLMEETLLHHLGKTSEILVFLLGAMTIVEIIDYFDGFSTIKSFVKTKKKTKILWIFSILAFVLSAIIDNLTATIVLISILQKIVKDRNIRIWYAGLIIIAANAGGAWSPIGDVTTTMLWIGKKVTTGHLIGYLLVPSLLCMMVPSLIASFLPVFKGDLNIVEDEDKTKSRFSSTMLYLGLGAIVFVPIFKMVTHLPPYVGMMLSLGVVATFAEIYSSSKFSLTEHGAYESDAHAQHSPVHYSLSKIELPSILFFLGILMAVAALESLGILFGFANSLQETMPMLGTEIHPGGHEGVSDLVVLLLGVGSAVIDNVPLVAASLGMFSEPIDNELWHFIAYSAGTGGSMLIIGSAAGVVAMGMEKIDFFWYLRKISWLALVGFLVGAAAFMVTRTLF
- a CDS encoding MotA/TolQ/ExbB proton channel family protein — its product is MLRTFLTLQTTQEGTELLTDEESVEKTLSIIELISSGGAAGQIIIAILFILLIVASYIYFERLFAIKAASKMDSNFMNQIKDHVSNGKIDAAQVLCAQVNSPVSRLIGKGITRIGKPLADINTTIENAGRLEVYNLEKNVSVLATISGAAPMIGFLGTVIGMILSIFEIANSGGQIDIKLLADGLYTAMTTTVAGLIVGIVGYIAYNHLVVRTDKVVYQMEANSLEFLDHLNEPT
- a CDS encoding biopolymer transporter ExbD codes for the protein MNFRGRNKVTPEFNMSSMTDIVFLLLIFFMLASTLVTTNAIDILLPKASGKTENKKSVAVSIKKDLTYYIDQKRVGESVLENELLAALSKLEKPTIVLRAEKSVPVQNVVTVMDIANRNKFKVILAVKPN
- a CDS encoding energy transducer TonB, producing the protein MKYFKTKHEKNSAKITALIAIILLLLMFVVGPPYMDPPEEYGVAVNFGTTNFGSGNVQPKKPIKSEPKEINTPTQPDVSESEPTKASEVKEEVLTADNAEEIAIKKQKEAEAKAKAIADAKAKAEAERIAKEKREQEEKKKKLDALIGGVSKSEGADTGSEGNDDKAGDKGQLDGNPYAPSYFGGSGPGKGGVGYGLGGRGKISNKVYKQDCNEEGLVVVEIRVDRNGRVIKATPGIKGTTGTNCLFEAAKKTALSFKFSADKNAPATQVGFVSINFSLGQ